In Myxococcus stipitatus, the following are encoded in one genomic region:
- a CDS encoding tetratricopeptide repeat protein, which yields MSERNDIPRPPVTAAAPLPGAPVKSAPAATEVLAQSVQATPAATPSPSMEDEARERIASLEREARALSTTDGQAAAVLFHEVGLLWEEPLKNPRNAAVAFQNAYKLAPRFLVNIRAARRLFADVGNWQMVLQLLDAELAATEDTRHQAALLFEKGIVLQERLSRDDESSACLRQCLERRPTDVVVLTQLESVYAARNDAAALVEVYRLLAAAVQQPSLRAHYLTSAGLLLEERLKQREPAAALLREAFTLDRTDPLLLAALKRVSEREGRTEELLEALTAEASLLGAQAAPTYLQIAKVHERIGQKEEALAALLDGRRAAPHEPLVLSELAGIYETQGRYEELADVLLARVGSLNDESELVATNLRLAALYEEVLKREADAAARYQAIVARIPGHAAALAGLGKLYYRMQNWEGLVSVFDAEVAAAEDAKQKAARMYKAAEILEERLGRQEDAISRYNACLQLQPGYLPAQKALTRLYERQGRFAELVAMFEQDLLQTSDRDQLITTLNKMAGVYEDRLGDLDHAIECMKRILDLASDHLPTIRNLARLYERAGRYRELLETHDLEASLAGDTKQVLSLLHRNAEILDENLKDRPGAISAYERVLALSPSYLPALKALGRLYAQDGRWEKLVDMYRAESESSTSTEQAAALIYKIGELYEQRMAREHEAIASYQEALMLAPSYFPALRALARIYRAQGAWENLVEMLREEAANRTDPLERANALFQAAVIWEDSLQRPELAIETYQEVLRLTPGHAATLRALERLFLAQDNVKELVAILDRETQVGGTPAAKVTAYLKLARLYLDRFQEPSRAALCCEAVLGLDAGNLTALTLLERIRASDRPRRAELRQRIAERVKDPRLATALRLSAAVDLDKGPAEGTLEAYKRAFEADPADARLAFALERSLRLAGDMAGLARLYTLRLAHARDADEALEMLLRTGELAEVRFGDLERAAALYKQALELQPHCIPALQGTRRVAMRRGDAAEARTALETEARLSKDPRGAIDAFIGAARLASLVQKDTDGAAALYKQALERDPLHPAAQAGLEELLAQRGGSADLASLHERRAEAKLAQKDHAAAATGFVSAARLYHAALGDRTRAVALLEKALTAQPGHVEALELRGSLLLEAQQYAEAAVMLSQRAQQGGDPRTLAAIHLTLGGLYQTHLQDPTRATAHLMTVLSTQPRHLEALERLASLHAQARNWTGAVDCLHKLLQQELPADARARFTLDLARTYDEGLGDAAAATPLYRRAMELSPGDPALVDRLVALYERARNLPELAQMLEAQAQSAASGADPKRASALRMRVAELYAGPLSEPARATALYRQVVESDGTNLTARSALAGLYARDTSSVPLAIEEHRQILRQEPTRVDSLHALFKLWEGLKQLDKAFCVASVLQFLRSANEMELAFYTEGRSRLAQEAREALTSTDVDSVLLHPGARGPLLDVLRAMGDQLEKVYPPSFDIVGVNPKTDKLKPDSAVYKAIRGVAQVFGVEEFDAYQSRRGLAVLETTEPLSVCIGQDVVRRFNAREQKFLLGRAALGLLNKAAVLEKLSQGETADLLGNAVRIHAPQFAALGRRNDETVKQLRKAFSRKAIKALEGPAMALGDVQKLELSPWLDALDSSADRAGLLIAGDVSVGLGMLLREDPNYAGAKLDAPEPVIQAVRDGTRLRTLLAWSFTDDFFRLRQRLGVSL from the coding sequence ATGAGCGAGCGCAACGACATCCCGCGGCCCCCCGTCACGGCTGCTGCTCCGCTTCCCGGAGCGCCCGTGAAGTCCGCCCCCGCCGCCACCGAGGTCCTGGCCCAGTCCGTCCAGGCCACACCCGCGGCGACCCCTTCGCCCAGCATGGAGGACGAAGCCCGTGAGCGCATCGCCTCGCTGGAGCGCGAGGCCCGCGCGCTGAGCACCACCGATGGCCAGGCGGCCGCGGTGCTCTTCCACGAGGTGGGCCTGCTCTGGGAAGAGCCTCTCAAGAATCCGCGCAACGCGGCGGTGGCCTTCCAGAACGCGTACAAGCTGGCGCCCCGCTTCCTCGTCAACATCCGCGCCGCGCGCCGGCTCTTCGCGGACGTGGGCAACTGGCAGATGGTCCTCCAACTCCTGGACGCGGAGCTGGCCGCCACCGAGGACACCCGACACCAGGCCGCGCTCCTGTTCGAGAAGGGCATCGTCCTCCAGGAGCGCCTGTCCCGGGACGATGAGTCCTCCGCGTGTCTGCGCCAGTGCCTGGAGCGGCGCCCCACCGACGTGGTCGTCCTCACGCAGTTGGAGTCCGTCTACGCCGCGCGCAATGACGCCGCCGCGCTGGTGGAGGTCTACCGGCTGCTCGCGGCCGCGGTGCAGCAGCCATCGCTGCGCGCGCACTACCTCACCTCCGCGGGTCTGCTGTTGGAGGAGCGGCTCAAGCAGCGCGAGCCCGCGGCGGCCCTGCTGCGAGAGGCCTTCACGCTGGACCGCACGGACCCGCTGCTGCTCGCCGCGCTCAAGCGCGTGTCGGAGCGCGAGGGCCGCACCGAGGAGCTGCTCGAGGCGCTCACCGCCGAGGCGTCCCTGTTGGGAGCGCAGGCGGCACCGACGTATCTGCAGATCGCCAAGGTGCACGAGCGCATCGGCCAGAAGGAGGAGGCGCTCGCCGCGCTCCTGGATGGCCGCCGCGCCGCGCCCCATGAGCCGCTGGTGCTCAGCGAGCTGGCCGGCATCTATGAGACGCAGGGCCGCTACGAGGAGCTGGCGGACGTGCTGCTGGCGCGCGTGGGTTCGCTGAACGACGAGAGCGAGCTGGTGGCCACCAACCTGCGGCTGGCCGCGCTCTACGAGGAGGTCCTCAAGCGCGAGGCGGACGCGGCGGCGCGCTATCAGGCCATCGTCGCGCGCATCCCCGGCCACGCGGCGGCGCTCGCGGGCCTGGGCAAGCTGTACTACCGCATGCAGAACTGGGAGGGCCTGGTCTCCGTGTTCGACGCGGAGGTCGCCGCCGCCGAGGACGCCAAGCAGAAGGCCGCGCGCATGTACAAGGCGGCGGAGATCCTGGAGGAGCGGCTGGGACGGCAGGAGGACGCCATCTCGCGCTACAACGCGTGCCTCCAGTTGCAACCCGGTTACCTCCCCGCGCAGAAGGCCCTCACCCGCCTCTACGAGCGGCAAGGCCGCTTCGCGGAGCTGGTGGCCATGTTCGAGCAGGACCTGCTCCAGACGTCGGACCGGGACCAGCTCATCACCACGCTCAACAAGATGGCCGGCGTGTACGAGGACCGGCTGGGAGACCTGGACCACGCCATCGAGTGCATGAAGCGCATCCTCGACCTGGCGTCGGACCACCTGCCCACCATCCGCAACCTGGCGCGGCTGTACGAGCGCGCGGGCCGCTACCGTGAGCTCTTGGAGACGCATGACCTGGAGGCGTCGCTCGCGGGTGACACCAAGCAGGTGCTCTCGCTCTTGCACCGCAACGCGGAGATTCTCGACGAGAACCTGAAGGACCGGCCGGGCGCCATCTCCGCGTATGAGCGCGTGCTGGCGCTGTCTCCTTCGTACCTGCCCGCGCTCAAGGCCCTGGGCCGGCTGTACGCGCAGGACGGCCGCTGGGAGAAGCTGGTGGACATGTACCGGGCGGAGTCGGAGAGCTCGACGTCCACCGAGCAGGCCGCCGCGCTCATCTACAAGATTGGCGAGCTGTACGAGCAGCGGATGGCGCGTGAGCACGAGGCCATCGCGTCGTACCAGGAGGCGCTGATGCTGGCGCCCAGCTACTTCCCGGCGCTGCGTGCGCTGGCCCGCATCTACCGGGCCCAGGGCGCGTGGGAGAACCTGGTGGAGATGCTGCGCGAAGAGGCCGCCAACCGCACGGACCCGCTGGAGCGCGCCAACGCGCTGTTCCAGGCCGCGGTCATCTGGGAGGACTCGCTCCAGCGGCCCGAGCTGGCCATCGAGACGTACCAGGAAGTGCTGCGCCTCACCCCGGGCCATGCCGCCACGCTGCGTGCCCTGGAGCGACTGTTCCTGGCGCAGGACAACGTGAAGGAGCTGGTCGCCATCCTGGACCGCGAGACACAGGTGGGCGGCACGCCCGCGGCCAAGGTGACGGCGTACCTCAAGCTCGCGCGGCTCTACCTGGACCGCTTCCAGGAGCCCTCGCGCGCGGCGCTGTGCTGCGAGGCCGTGCTGGGCCTGGACGCGGGCAACCTCACCGCGCTCACCCTGCTCGAGCGCATCCGCGCATCGGACCGGCCGCGCCGCGCGGAGCTGCGTCAGCGCATCGCCGAGCGCGTGAAGGACCCGCGCCTGGCCACCGCGCTGCGCCTGTCCGCGGCGGTGGACCTGGACAAGGGCCCCGCCGAGGGAACACTGGAGGCGTACAAGCGCGCCTTCGAGGCGGACCCGGCGGACGCGCGGCTGGCGTTCGCGCTGGAGCGCTCGCTGCGGCTCGCCGGGGACATGGCGGGTCTGGCGCGCCTCTACACGCTGCGGCTGGCGCACGCGCGCGACGCCGACGAAGCGCTGGAGATGCTCCTGCGCACGGGCGAGCTCGCGGAGGTCCGCTTCGGAGACCTGGAGCGAGCGGCGGCCCTCTACAAGCAGGCGCTGGAGCTCCAGCCGCACTGCATCCCGGCGCTCCAGGGGACCCGGCGCGTGGCCATGCGGCGCGGGGACGCGGCCGAGGCCCGGACCGCGCTGGAGACCGAGGCCCGGCTCAGCAAGGACCCTCGCGGCGCCATCGACGCGTTCATCGGCGCGGCGCGACTGGCGTCGCTCGTCCAGAAGGACACCGACGGCGCGGCGGCGCTCTACAAGCAGGCCCTGGAGAGGGACCCGCTGCACCCCGCCGCCCAGGCGGGATTGGAGGAGCTGCTCGCCCAGCGCGGTGGCTCCGCGGACCTGGCCTCGCTGCACGAGCGGCGCGCCGAGGCGAAGCTGGCGCAGAAGGACCACGCGGCGGCCGCGACGGGCTTCGTGAGCGCGGCGCGCCTCTACCACGCGGCCCTGGGAGACAGGACCCGCGCGGTGGCGCTGCTGGAGAAGGCGCTGACGGCACAGCCGGGGCACGTCGAGGCGCTGGAGCTGCGCGGCTCGTTGCTCCTGGAGGCCCAGCAGTACGCGGAGGCCGCGGTCATGCTGAGCCAGCGCGCGCAGCAAGGCGGAGACCCGCGGACGCTCGCGGCCATCCACCTCACGCTCGGCGGCCTGTACCAGACTCATCTCCAGGACCCGACCCGCGCCACGGCGCACCTGATGACCGTGCTCTCCACGCAGCCCCGGCACCTCGAGGCGCTGGAGCGGCTGGCTTCGCTGCATGCCCAGGCGCGCAACTGGACGGGCGCGGTGGACTGCTTGCACAAGCTGTTGCAGCAGGAGCTGCCCGCCGACGCACGCGCGCGCTTCACGTTGGACCTGGCCCGGACCTATGACGAAGGCCTGGGCGACGCGGCCGCGGCCACGCCGCTGTATCGGCGCGCGATGGAGCTCTCTCCGGGGGACCCCGCGCTGGTGGATCGACTCGTCGCGCTCTACGAGCGTGCGCGCAACCTGCCGGAGCTGGCGCAGATGCTGGAGGCGCAGGCCCAGTCCGCGGCTTCGGGGGCGGACCCCAAGCGGGCCTCCGCCCTGCGCATGCGGGTGGCGGAGCTGTACGCCGGCCCGCTGTCCGAGCCCGCACGCGCCACCGCCCTGTACCGGCAGGTGGTCGAAAGCGATGGCACCAACCTCACGGCGCGCTCGGCGCTCGCGGGGCTGTACGCGCGGGACACCTCATCCGTACCCCTGGCCATCGAGGAGCACCGGCAGATTCTCCGCCAGGAGCCGACTCGCGTGGACAGCCTGCACGCGCTGTTCAAGCTGTGGGAGGGACTGAAGCAGCTCGACAAGGCGTTCTGCGTGGCGTCGGTGCTCCAGTTCCTGCGCTCGGCGAACGAGATGGAGCTGGCCTTCTACACGGAGGGCCGCTCGCGGCTCGCGCAGGAGGCTCGCGAGGCGCTCACGTCGACGGATGTCGACTCCGTGCTGCTGCACCCGGGCGCCCGGGGCCCGCTCCTCGATGTGCTGCGGGCCATGGGAGACCAGCTCGAGAAGGTGTATCCCCCGAGCTTCGACATCGTCGGCGTCAATCCGAAGACGGACAAGCTCAAGCCGGACAGCGCCGTGTACAAGGCCATCCGTGGCGTGGCGCAGGTGTTCGGCGTGGAGGAGTTCGACGCGTACCAGTCGCGCCGTGGCCTCGCGGTGCTGGAGACCACCGAGCCCCTGTCGGTGTGCATCGGCCAGGACGTGGTGCGGCGCTTCAACGCGCGGGAGCAGAAGTTCCTGCTCGGCCGCGCGGCGCTGGGCCTGCTCAACAAGGCGGCGGTGCTCGAGAAGCTGTCCCAGGGAGAGACGGCGGACCTGCTCGGCAACGCGGTCCGCATCCACGCGCCACAGTTCGCGGCGCTGGGACGGCGCAACGACGAGACGGTGAAGCAGCTGAGAAAGGCATTCTCACGCAAGGCCATCAAGGCCCTGGAAGGCCCGGCGATGGCGCTGGGCGATGTCCAGAAGCTGGAGCTGTCGCCCTGGCTGGATGCGCTGGACTCCTCCGCCGACCGGGCCGGGTTGCTCATCGCCGGAGATGTGTCCGTCGGCCTGGGCATGCTGCTGCGCGAGGACCCGAACTACGCGGGCGCGAAGCTGGACGCGCCGGAGCCCGTCATCCAAGCGGTGCGGGATGGGACGCGGCTGCGCACGCTGCTCGCGTGGTCCTTCACGGATGACTTCTTCCGGCTGCGTCAGCGGCTGGGAGTGTCGCTGTAG
- a CDS encoding beta-propeller fold lactonase family protein, which yields MIPRSLSPSAVGGGREPQLSLEGVLRITHTSVHLGISRVIVTALLWVGGLFGGEASAAHFTVFESGQVRPLALSPDGKLLFAVNTPDNRLEIFRIGNNGLSHRGSVPVGLEPVAVAARTNEEVWVVNHLSDSVSVVRVNDEGQGGTVTRTLLVGDEPRDIVFAGPGRRRAFITAAHRGQNAPFNPQLTTPGVGRADVWVFDSDNLGNSLGGTPLNILTFFADTPRALAVTPDGARVYAAAFHSGNRTTALHEAAVPNGGEAAGGVPGPNTNSAGALAPEHGIILKHDGQDWVDVLGRPWTSKVRFTLPDKDVFAIDATANPPAAVTGSGGVFSGVGTILFNMVVNPANGKVYVSNTEARNDLRFEGAGTFSGSSLRGHLHESRITVLGAAGVTPRHLNKHIDYSTCCVPTPNPESEKSLAQPTGMAVTSDGATLYVAAFGSSKLGVFPTAALETDTFVPNSANHIQLTGGGPTGLVLDESRRRIYVLTRFDNSISVINTTTRQEIAHLPMFNPEPASVVEGRPFLYDARNSSSHGDSSCGSCHIFGDFDSLSWDLGNPDLAVRANPNPIVPNLPEFGDDPTFGQDTSFHPLKGPLSTQSLRGMANHGPMHWRGDRNGGFTAPSLQPNSGAYNESEAFKQFNPAFIDLLGRNTQLPPQQMQKFADFILQVAYPPNPVRNLDNVLTPSQQAGRDFFMNTTSFFHGACASCHTIDPNGNPGEGPFKGFFGSDGRSSFDVSTFFPRVPHLRNAYQKVGMFGMPVVAGKQPIDPFMGDQIRGFGFNSDGTIPTLFNFTSGFDFDPIQNAVGIPNTPEGHAIKKNMEQFMLAFDTNLAPIVGQQVTLTAGLAATVGPRIDLLVARANAGECELVAKGRFGPHEAGFLYTGGGQFTVDRHDVGPVSDANLRSAATSNGGTLTYTCVPPGSGIRIGIDRDLDGVRDGDERQAGTNPADPLSH from the coding sequence ATGATTCCGCGTTCCCTTTCGCCCAGCGCCGTTGGCGGAGGAAGGGAACCGCAACTCTCCCTGGAGGGTGTCTTGAGAATCACACACACGTCAGTCCATCTTGGTATCTCGAGAGTCATTGTCACGGCGCTGCTATGGGTGGGGGGCCTCTTCGGCGGCGAGGCCTCCGCTGCCCATTTCACCGTCTTCGAGAGTGGTCAGGTCCGGCCCCTGGCCCTCTCTCCGGATGGCAAGCTGCTCTTCGCCGTCAACACCCCTGACAATCGTCTGGAAATCTTTCGCATCGGCAACAATGGGCTGAGCCATCGAGGCTCCGTGCCCGTGGGCTTGGAGCCCGTGGCCGTCGCCGCTCGCACGAACGAGGAGGTCTGGGTCGTCAACCACCTGTCGGACAGCGTCAGCGTCGTTCGCGTGAACGACGAGGGCCAGGGTGGGACGGTGACGCGGACGCTGCTCGTGGGCGATGAGCCTCGCGACATCGTCTTCGCCGGCCCTGGCCGCAGGCGCGCGTTCATCACCGCCGCGCACCGTGGACAGAACGCGCCGTTCAACCCGCAACTCACCACGCCGGGCGTCGGCCGCGCGGACGTCTGGGTCTTCGATTCGGACAACCTGGGCAACAGCCTCGGCGGCACGCCCCTCAACATCCTCACGTTCTTCGCGGACACGCCCCGCGCGCTGGCGGTGACGCCCGACGGTGCTCGCGTCTACGCGGCGGCGTTCCACTCCGGCAACCGCACCACGGCGCTGCACGAGGCCGCTGTCCCGAATGGTGGCGAGGCCGCGGGCGGCGTTCCCGGCCCCAACACCAACTCCGCGGGCGCCCTCGCCCCCGAGCACGGCATCATCCTCAAGCACGACGGCCAGGACTGGGTGGACGTGCTGGGCCGCCCGTGGACGTCCAAGGTCCGCTTCACCCTGCCAGACAAGGACGTCTTCGCCATCGACGCCACCGCGAACCCGCCGGCGGCCGTCACGGGCTCCGGCGGCGTCTTCTCCGGCGTGGGCACCATCCTCTTCAACATGGTCGTCAACCCCGCCAACGGGAAGGTGTACGTCAGCAACACGGAGGCCCGGAACGACCTGCGCTTCGAGGGCGCCGGTACCTTCTCCGGCAGCTCGCTCCGCGGCCACCTGCACGAAAGCCGCATCACCGTGCTGGGTGCCGCTGGCGTCACGCCGCGCCACCTCAACAAGCACATCGATTACTCCACGTGCTGCGTGCCCACCCCCAACCCCGAGAGCGAGAAGAGCCTCGCGCAGCCCACGGGCATGGCGGTGACGTCCGACGGCGCGACGCTGTACGTGGCCGCGTTCGGTTCGTCGAAGCTGGGCGTCTTCCCCACGGCCGCCCTGGAGACAGACACCTTCGTGCCCAACAGCGCCAATCACATCCAGCTCACCGGCGGCGGCCCCACGGGCCTCGTGCTGGATGAGTCCCGCCGCCGCATCTACGTGTTGACGCGCTTCGACAATTCCATCTCCGTCATCAACACGACGACGCGCCAGGAGATTGCCCACCTGCCCATGTTCAACCCGGAGCCCGCCAGCGTGGTGGAGGGCCGCCCGTTCCTCTATGACGCCCGCAACAGCTCCAGCCACGGCGATTCGTCCTGCGGGAGCTGTCACATCTTCGGCGACTTCGACAGCCTGTCATGGGACCTGGGCAACCCAGACCTCGCCGTGAGGGCCAACCCCAACCCCATCGTCCCGAACCTCCCCGAGTTCGGCGACGACCCCACGTTCGGCCAGGACACGTCCTTCCACCCGCTGAAGGGCCCACTGTCGACGCAGAGCCTTCGCGGCATGGCCAACCATGGCCCCATGCACTGGCGCGGCGACCGCAACGGAGGCTTCACCGCCCCCAGCCTCCAGCCCAACAGCGGCGCCTACAACGAGTCGGAGGCCTTCAAGCAGTTCAACCCGGCGTTCATCGACCTGCTGGGCCGCAACACGCAACTCCCGCCCCAGCAGATGCAGAAGTTCGCCGACTTCATCCTGCAGGTCGCCTACCCGCCCAACCCCGTCCGCAACCTGGACAATGTCCTGACGCCCTCGCAGCAGGCCGGCCGGGACTTCTTCATGAACACCACGTCGTTCTTCCACGGCGCCTGCGCCTCCTGCCACACCATCGACCCGAACGGGAACCCGGGCGAGGGCCCGTTCAAGGGCTTCTTCGGCTCGGACGGCAGGTCGTCCTTCGACGTGTCGACGTTCTTCCCCCGCGTGCCGCATCTGCGAAACGCCTACCAGAAGGTCGGCATGTTCGGCATGCCCGTCGTCGCCGGCAAGCAGCCCATCGACCCGTTCATGGGGGACCAGATTCGCGGCTTCGGCTTCAACAGCGATGGCACCATCCCCACCCTGTTCAACTTCACCAGCGGCTTCGACTTCGACCCCATCCAGAACGCCGTGGGCATTCCCAACACCCCCGAAGGCCACGCCATCAAGAAGAACATGGAGCAGTTCATGCTCGCCTTCGACACCAACCTGGCCCCCATCGTGGGCCAGCAGGTGACACTGACGGCGGGACTCGCCGCCACCGTCGGGCCGCGCATCGACCTGTTGGTCGCCCGCGCCAACGCGGGTGAGTGTGAGCTGGTCGCCAAGGGCCGGTTCGGCCCGCATGAAGCGGGCTTCCTCTACACGGGCGGCGGCCAGTTCACCGTGGACCGCCACGACGTGGGCCCCGTGTCCGACGCGAACCTGCGCTCGGCCGCCACGTCGAACGGAGGGACGCTGACCTACACCTGCGTGCCTCCGGGCTCGGGGATTCGAATCGGAATCGACCGGGACCTCGACGGGGTGCGCGATGGCGATGAGCGGCAAGCGGGGACGAATCCCGCGGATCCGCTGAGCCACTGA